ATGCGTTGGCGACGTTTGGCTTCCATGCCGGGAATCCTCTCACTGCCAGGGGGCCAACCGCGCAATCTCAGCGCGGCCGCGAAGAAACGGACTTTGGGGCATGCAGTGGTTATCAAAAAGCGATCCCCTGGGCCAGACCGCTTGGGAAATCTGCTGGCGTTGCTGGCGCAAAATTAGACGCCCAAGCCCAGGTAAGGTCCTCGAAGTCGTAGCTATCACCGACGACTATGGCGGCCTTCCCTGGGCTTATTGCGCCGCACTGGCTTGTCACTTAGCGCCCTTCGCTCGACTTTTTGCTTGACGGCCTCTCGGGCATACCGGATCATCGCCCTAGGGCGGTCTCGCGTGTTGCCCCGGGACTTCTCGTAGGCGATCCCCCCGGAAGGATGAGGCGCAGGCATGAGAGGCAGGTCGCGACACGGTCGCCCCGTTCGCTTGGTCGAGCGTTTGGAGACGCGCTGGTTGTTCAGCATGACCTTGCCGACGACCGGCGCCGCCAACTCCGAGTCGTCCCCCGCCGCACACGCCGGCGGCTGCGGCTGCCCACTTTGCGGCGGGCTCTCCGGCTTCGTGCAGGCCGATTCGACGGTGCTGCCACCCTTGGGAACGGATTCCGCTGGGGATTCCTCAGCGCCCGCTAACTCCAGCCATGGCGGCGGATGTGGTTGCCCGCTCTGTCAGGCGGCGCTGGAGAGTTCCGCATATGGCGCCGACGCGCTCGTGGGCGGCGCATCGACGCAGTTCGTGAAATCCAACCTGAAATGGAGTCAGCCCGGCGGCCTGGGCAATCCGGTCAATATCACGTACAGCTTGAGCAACCTACTCACCAGCGATTTAGGGGGCACGCTCTCCCCCACGGCCGTTTACGACGCGGTAGAAGAGGCCCTCGGGCTGTGGGCCAGGTACGCTCCGCTTCAATTCACAGAGGTGCTCGATTCCGGGCCCGGCGTGGTCGACGCCGGCTATAGCGGTTTCAATCGCCCGAATATTCGTTTCGGACATCACGCCATCGACGGCCGTAACAACGTCCTGGCGCATGCCTATCTGCCTGATGGCTCCGGTCTGGCCGGCGACGTGCATCTCGATTCCGGCGACACTTGGTCGACGCAAGGCTCATTCAATTCGATCGACATCATCGAAGTCCTCACGCATGAGTTGGGCCATTCGCTCGGCCTCAATCACGAGGAAGACAACGACGCAATCATGAATGCGTTCTACGGCTCGCGATATGACGGGCCGGGAACCGGTTTCTTGTTGCCGGACGATATCAACGGCATCCGCGCGATTTATGGCATGGGCATCGGTTTTGTGACGCCGCTGCCGCGCGAGCCCGCGGGCGTCGCGGATGCATTCTCGCTGGATGAAGACGTTTCGCTGGCGGCCGCCGCGTCGGTGCTCGCCAATGATTCCGATCCCAATGGTCTCAATTTGGTCGCCGTGCTCGCGACGGGTCCCGTGCATGGCGCGTTGGCGCTCAACGCGGATGGAACCTTCACGTACGCGCCTGACGACGATTTCTTCGGCGAAGATACGTTCACGTACCGCGCCAGCAACGGGACATTCGAATCATCGGTAATTCAGGTCACGCTCACCGTGCGGCCGATCTTGGATTTACCTGTCGCCCTACCGGATGCCTATACGGTGCGGACGGGCGATGCGCTGCGGACGGGGATTCCCGCCGAAAGCGTCGTGGAAACCGGCTCGTCCTGGCGGTTCTTGGACGATGGCACGAATCAAGACCTGGCCTGGCGCGATCCGGACTTCGACGACAGTTCCTGGAGCGCCGGTAACGCCCAATTGGGCTACGGCGACGGCGACGAGCAATCGTTGGTCGGTTTCGGCGGGAACTCGGCGCAAAAATTCATCACGACGTATTTCCGCCACGAGTTCGAACTCAAGGACGTGGCCCGCGTCGACGAACTGCGACTCGCGCTGTTGCGTGACGACGGC
This portion of the Planctomycetia bacterium genome encodes:
- a CDS encoding matrixin family metalloprotease produces the protein MRGRSRHGRPVRLVERLETRWLFSMTLPTTGAANSESSPAAHAGGCGCPLCGGLSGFVQADSTVLPPLGTDSAGDSSAPANSSHGGGCGCPLCQAALESSAYGADALVGGASTQFVKSNLKWSQPGGLGNPVNITYSLSNLLTSDLGGTLSPTAVYDAVEEALGLWARYAPLQFTEVLDSGPGVVDAGYSGFNRPNIRFGHHAIDGRNNVLAHAYLPDGSGLAGDVHLDSGDTWSTQGSFNSIDIIEVLTHELGHSLGLNHEEDNDAIMNAFYGSRYDGPGTGFLLPDDINGIRAIYGMGIGFVTPLPREPAGVADAFSLDEDVSLAAAASVLANDSDPNGLNLVAVLATGPVHGALALNADGTFTYAPDDDFFGEDTFTYRASNGTFESSVIQVTLTVRPILDLPVALPDAYTVRTGDALRTGIPAESVVETGSSWRFLDDGTNQDLAWRDPDFDDSSWSAGNAQLGYGDGDEQSLVGFGGNSAQKFITTYFRHEFELKDVARVDELRLALLRDDGAAVYLNGTLLLRSNMPVAYDYLTPATTSISGSAETRFVNSTINAANLNAGTLREGRNVLAVEMHQANGTSEDLSFDLSLSVTRDVTPNPNANDRDSDRTGLDINVLVEPAHGTLTLDDYGAIEYVPLPGFVGEDTFIYRATSRTAATFVAPGSSWSYLDTGTDLGTTWFEPTFVEEGWKLGRAQLGYGDDDEGTTVESGEAEARIATTYFRKTFTLEDSASVLSLAAEVLRDDAAAIYLNGVEIYRDDNLQNDAAHDDYAAAQVDDENAFVVFTIPVELLESGENVLAVEIHQASATDDDLSFDLLLAGHLASQSTTVTIDVTPTLSGDVNFDGSVDVSDLNLVRNNFGGDATILLGDSNGDGSIGIADLNAVRNNFGASAPAPMAARLASSSVTPGTMARGSAVWDLALVEWLDAADLPLAQSTLVAKKKLLAVRL